In Kineococcus sp. NBC_00420, a single genomic region encodes these proteins:
- a CDS encoding lipid II flippase MurJ, with protein sequence MRAAVQRLVLGGLAGKLLGMLREVLLAAAYGTGIPATATRVAQTGTLMPVDFFTADVLTAGFLPLHKELLSTDPARAATLFHGLRTALWVLSGILTVGLLVFARPAVDLLAPGLDAEAATASAEFLRVMAVGIPSYLQFSLLSYLEISHDGFRLSSARATAQNLGMLASLGLAWLLHRPVVLAGGFAAAYLVLHAWGYASVRRRGFLPPVSGVGGRELRGRLWRRLRPLLLLPLVLQGSVVTERIVASLLGDQVVAAVDYARFVASTGVNLLAVPLGLAGLAALSGLDTAVARERLAGILPGLLLVVAPVSVVLAVGSSQVVEVLYARGAFDVGAVATSASVLTGFGLGFWAQSCAYVLVKALNAANENTVAAGSLLAGLVVTLAVNVSLHALLGPVTLGLAASAGAVVTAAVAAHVLGVSRTLWRWVGACVPVALVAWGACAWAPARGWPGLVAVGGCVLAVFAVAVLVLAPWRRVVLALVR encoded by the coding sequence ATGCGGGCCGCCGTCCAGCGTCTCGTGCTCGGCGGTCTGGCGGGGAAACTGCTGGGGATGCTGCGCGAGGTCCTGCTCGCCGCGGCCTACGGCACGGGGATCCCGGCGACGGCGACCCGCGTCGCGCAGACCGGAACCCTCATGCCGGTCGACTTCTTCACCGCCGACGTGCTGACCGCGGGGTTCCTGCCGCTGCACAAGGAACTCCTGAGCACCGATCCGGCCCGGGCGGCGACGCTGTTCCACGGACTGCGCACGGCCCTCTGGGTGCTGTCCGGGATCCTCACCGTCGGGTTGCTCGTGTTCGCCCGGCCGGCGGTGGACCTGCTCGCGCCGGGCCTCGACGCCGAGGCGGCGACGGCGTCCGCGGAGTTCCTGCGGGTGATGGCCGTCGGGATCCCCAGCTACCTGCAGTTCTCGCTGCTGAGCTACCTGGAGATCTCCCACGACGGGTTCCGGCTGTCCAGCGCGCGGGCGACGGCGCAGAACCTCGGCATGCTCGCGTCGCTGGGACTGGCCTGGCTGCTGCACCGACCCGTCGTCCTGGCCGGGGGTTTCGCCGCGGCCTACCTCGTCCTGCACGCCTGGGGGTACGCGTCGGTACGCCGCCGCGGGTTCCTGCCCCCGGTCTCGGGGGTGGGCGGTCGGGAACTGCGCGGGCGGTTGTGGCGACGGTTGCGACCGTTGCTGCTGCTGCCCCTCGTGCTGCAGGGTTCCGTCGTCACCGAGCGGATCGTCGCCTCGCTGCTCGGGGACCAGGTCGTCGCCGCCGTCGACTACGCCCGGTTCGTGGCGAGCACGGGAGTGAACCTGCTGGCCGTCCCGCTGGGCCTGGCCGGGCTGGCGGCGTTGTCCGGTCTGGACACCGCCGTCGCCCGCGAGCGCCTGGCCGGGATCCTGCCGGGGTTGCTGCTCGTCGTCGCGCCGGTCTCGGTGGTGCTGGCGGTGGGGAGTTCGCAGGTGGTGGAGGTCCTCTACGCCCGCGGTGCGTTCGACGTGGGCGCGGTGGCGACGTCGGCGTCGGTGCTGACGGGTTTCGGTCTGGGTTTCTGGGCGCAGTCGTGCGCGTACGTGTTGGTGAAGGCGCTGAACGCGGCGAACGAGAACACGGTGGCGGCGGGGTCGCTGCTGGCGGGACTGGTCGTGACGTTGGCGGTGAACGTGTCGCTGCACGCGCTGCTGGGCCCGGTGACCCTGGGGCTGGCCGCGTCGGCCGGGGCCGTGGTGACGGCCGCCGTCGCCGCGCACGTGCTCGGGGTCTCGCGGACGTTGTGGCGCTGGGTCGGGGCGTGCGTGCCGGTGGCGCTGGTGGCGTGGGGTGCGTGCGCGTGGGCCCCCGCCCGGGGGTGGCCGGGGCTCGTCGCCGTCGGCGGGTGCGTGCTGGCGGTGTTCGCGGTCGCGGTGCTGGTGCTGGCGCCGTGGCGCCGGGTCGTCCTCGCGCTGGTGCGCTGA
- a CDS encoding glycosyltransferase family 4 protein has protein sequence MKRVVVVTRSLPVHHVGGMESVAWDLCRELARTTAVTVLTTSVPGRPDDSVLDGVRLRALPRTPSGRYSAAWWRASRAGLAEELSDGDVGGVLSISAGAFSGVDLVAGSGARAVMQAHGTSVMELASKLGSHRLRPTVSSVRNVRGLLRDVATYRRFDDVVAIGPSVERSLSRAPLGSLVGMPPIHLLPNGVDGAVFRPDPVAAAALRAELSIPAGPPLLLVAGRLHPQKRADRSVRLLSGLDGFLVLAGDGPDRAALEHLARELGVSARIRFLGSVARERVPALYAAADVSLLTSQWREGLPMAVLESLACGTPAVTALTTAEVTGAGDAVTRVDASDPTALLEAVRTVLARGRSSSSLLPAGYDLAGVAARYADLLGVG, from the coding sequence GTGAAGCGCGTCGTCGTCGTGACCCGCAGCCTGCCCGTGCACCACGTGGGCGGGATGGAGTCGGTGGCCTGGGACCTGTGCCGGGAACTCGCCCGGACCACGGCGGTCACGGTGCTGACCACCTCCGTTCCCGGCCGTCCCGACGACTCCGTGCTGGACGGGGTGCGGCTGCGGGCGTTGCCGAGAACCCCGAGCGGACGCTACTCCGCGGCGTGGTGGCGGGCCTCCCGCGCGGGGCTGGCGGAGGAACTCTCCGACGGTGACGTGGGCGGGGTCCTCTCGATCAGCGCAGGGGCGTTCTCCGGCGTGGACCTGGTCGCCGGTTCCGGCGCCCGCGCGGTCATGCAGGCGCACGGCACTTCCGTCATGGAACTCGCCTCGAAGCTCGGCAGCCACCGGTTGCGGCCCACGGTGTCCTCGGTCCGCAACGTCCGGGGACTCCTGCGCGACGTCGCGACGTACCGGAGGTTCGACGACGTCGTGGCCATCGGCCCCAGCGTCGAACGATCGCTCTCCCGGGCACCGCTGGGCAGCCTCGTCGGGATGCCACCGATCCACCTGCTGCCCAACGGGGTCGACGGTGCGGTGTTCCGTCCCGACCCCGTCGCGGCTGCGGCACTGCGGGCGGAGTTGTCGATCCCCGCCGGTCCTCCCCTGCTGCTGGTGGCCGGCCGGTTGCACCCGCAGAAGCGCGCCGACCGCTCGGTGCGGTTGCTCTCCGGGCTCGACGGTTTCCTCGTCCTCGCCGGTGACGGTCCCGACCGCGCCGCGCTGGAACACCTCGCCCGGGAACTCGGGGTCTCCGCACGGATCCGGTTCCTGGGTTCCGTGGCCCGGGAACGCGTCCCGGCCCTCTACGCGGCCGCCGACGTCTCGCTGCTCACCTCGCAGTGGCGGGAGGGCTTGCCGATGGCCGTCCTGGAGTCCCTGGCCTGCGGGACCCCGGCCGTGACGGCCCTGACCACGGCGGAGGTCACCGGCGCCGGCGATGCCGTGACCCGGGTCGACGCGAGCGACCCGACGGCGCTGCTGGAGGCGGTCCGCACCGTCCTCGCGCGGGGGCGGTCGAGCAGTTCGCTGTTGCCCGCGGGGTACGACCTCGCCGGGGTCGCCGCGCGCTACGCGGACCTGCTGGGCGTCGGCTGA
- a CDS encoding glycosyltransferase — protein MPRVAVLRHTFGIASETFVLEQARAFTRWEPVLLSRDALPAGVSGAVLGRGAAAHTAGLGSAPMTRLLRDLRVDAVLAHFGVEGSCVLPATRRAGVPLATVFHGFDATTTTAALLRARTPSWVTYARRRARLARQGELFLPVSEHLRTRLLDRGFPADRTVTHHLGLDLRKLPAAREPEPRTIVHVGRLVPKKGHVHLLRALAELPGVRLTCVGDGPLLGELKHLVGELGLGDRVRFVGRLDNTATLELVARSAVLCLPSTTAPSGDQEGLGQVLLEAGALGRPVVASRHGGIPSAVVDGVTGLLVPEADPVALAAALRRVLDDPELAARLGSAAREHVTGEFDVNSRTARLEELLDGLVRR, from the coding sequence GTGCCCCGCGTAGCCGTCCTGCGGCACACGTTCGGGATCGCCTCCGAGACGTTCGTGCTGGAACAGGCCCGGGCGTTCACGCGCTGGGAACCCGTCCTGCTCTCCCGCGACGCCCTTCCCGCCGGGGTGTCCGGTGCTGTGCTCGGCCGCGGCGCCGCAGCGCACACCGCCGGCCTCGGGTCCGCCCCGATGACCCGGCTGCTGCGGGACCTGCGGGTCGACGCCGTCCTGGCCCACTTCGGGGTCGAGGGTTCCTGCGTCCTGCCCGCGACCCGCCGGGCCGGTGTCCCCCTCGCGACGGTCTTCCACGGTTTCGACGCGACGACCACCACGGCCGCACTGCTGCGCGCCCGGACGCCGTCCTGGGTGACGTACGCCCGCCGCCGGGCGCGGCTGGCCCGCCAGGGTGAGCTGTTCCTGCCCGTCTCAGAACACCTGCGCACCCGGTTGCTGGACCGGGGTTTCCCCGCGGACCGCACCGTGACCCACCACCTCGGACTCGACCTGCGGAAGCTCCCCGCCGCCAGGGAACCCGAACCCCGCACGATCGTCCACGTCGGGCGACTCGTCCCGAAGAAGGGCCACGTCCACCTGCTGCGGGCGCTCGCGGAACTCCCCGGCGTCCGGTTGACGTGCGTGGGCGACGGACCGCTGCTCGGGGAACTCAAGCACCTGGTCGGCGAACTGGGTCTGGGTGACCGGGTGCGGTTCGTGGGTCGCCTCGACAACACCGCCACGCTGGAACTCGTCGCGCGTTCCGCGGTGCTGTGCCTGCCCTCGACGACCGCTCCGAGCGGTGACCAGGAAGGACTGGGCCAGGTGCTGCTGGAAGCGGGAGCGCTGGGTCGTCCCGTCGTGGCGAGCCGGCACGGCGGGATCCCGTCGGCCGTCGTCGACGGCGTCACGGGGTTGCTGGTCCCCGAGGCCGATCCGGTGGCGTTGGCCGCCGCGCTGCGCCGCGTCCTCGACGACCCGGAGCTCGCCGCCCGGCTGGGTTCGGCGGCACGCGAGCACGTCACCGGGGAGTTCGACGTGAACAGTCGGACCGCGCGGCTCGAGGAACTCCTCGACGGGCTGGTGCGGCGGTGA
- a CDS encoding O-antigen ligase family protein codes for MILELGLAAAGAFTGLLFCVTASDRTRLSVAAFLAVPQLFVGPLGKLSLPLSQCWVILIAVCWLLERKELPVRDPVFRVVLLLALAEGLAIAWSPVPMYGILEVARIVSFLFLILYATRVERSRPGALTGPFTIVLLWALLNAVLVWTFRLLPAVESTFLHSPLATLIVGPDAITAFFNGSANNVTDPDKAGGFFINANVSSMFLGVATFSFLALGVGQRGLRRRFYAAGALVCWSATFATGSKTAAALALLLPVAVRGVQVLGRPNAKWFLPQAAGAIGLGAWVLPGILEKFVPGYAEASTESLESRQPMWDFALQMFREHLVLGLGHGGWDLTIAQFASLGITTLPPHNLFIAAWSAAGLPGVAALLAMAVTILVVLTRTVVTTVGTPVARTAAFALGAWWWVLIHGMGDNTAIYGESKSMILLAMLLALVATRVQAARAVEPQEAACPA; via the coding sequence GTGATCCTGGAACTCGGGCTCGCGGCCGCCGGGGCCTTCACCGGTCTGCTGTTCTGCGTCACCGCCTCCGACCGGACCCGGTTGTCGGTGGCGGCGTTCCTCGCCGTGCCGCAGTTGTTCGTCGGGCCGCTGGGCAAGCTGTCGCTGCCGCTGAGCCAGTGCTGGGTCATCCTGATCGCCGTCTGCTGGCTGCTGGAGCGCAAGGAACTCCCCGTCCGCGACCCGGTGTTCCGCGTGGTGCTGCTGCTGGCGCTGGCCGAGGGCCTCGCCATCGCCTGGTCGCCCGTGCCCATGTACGGGATCCTCGAGGTCGCCCGGATCGTGTCGTTCCTCTTCCTGATCCTCTACGCGACGCGGGTCGAGCGGTCGAGACCCGGGGCGCTGACCGGGCCGTTCACGATCGTGCTGCTCTGGGCCCTGCTCAACGCCGTCCTGGTCTGGACGTTCCGGCTGCTGCCGGCGGTCGAGTCGACGTTCCTGCACTCCCCGCTCGCGACGCTCATCGTGGGTCCCGACGCGATCACCGCGTTCTTCAACGGCTCCGCCAACAACGTCACCGACCCCGACAAGGCCGGCGGATTCTTCATCAACGCCAACGTGTCGTCGATGTTCCTCGGCGTCGCGACGTTCTCCTTCCTGGCCCTCGGGGTCGGTCAGCGCGGGCTCCGCCGCCGGTTCTACGCCGCGGGGGCCCTCGTCTGCTGGTCGGCCACGTTCGCCACCGGTTCCAAGACCGCGGCCGCGCTGGCGCTCCTGCTGCCCGTCGCCGTCCGCGGCGTCCAGGTCCTCGGCCGGCCCAACGCGAAGTGGTTCCTCCCGCAGGCCGCCGGAGCGATCGGTCTCGGTGCGTGGGTCCTCCCGGGCATCCTCGAGAAGTTCGTGCCCGGCTACGCCGAGGCGTCCACGGAGAGCCTCGAGAGCCGGCAACCCATGTGGGACTTCGCGTTGCAGATGTTCCGCGAACACCTCGTCCTCGGCCTCGGCCACGGTGGCTGGGACCTGACGATCGCGCAGTTCGCGTCCCTGGGGATCACGACCCTGCCCCCGCACAACCTCTTCATCGCCGCCTGGTCCGCCGCCGGACTACCCGGCGTCGCCGCCCTGCTGGCGATGGCGGTCACGATCCTCGTCGTCCTCACCCGCACCGTCGTCACCACCGTGGGAACCCCCGTCGCCCGCACGGCGGCGTTCGCCCTCGGGGCGTGGTGGTGGGTGCTCATCCACGGCATGGGCGACAACACCGCGATCTACGGCGAGTCGAAGTCGATGATCCTGCTGGCCATGCTGCTGGCCCTCGTCGCCACCCGGGTCCAGGCCGCCCGGGCCGTCGAACCCCAGGAGGCGGCGTGCCCCGCGTAG
- a CDS encoding glycosyltransferase → MPTPPRSRSHPRTALVHEWIAARAGAEQVFEVLAGQFPDADLHALSAEPGVVLDLGGRRVRTTALDALRGHRALALPLMAPAWWAHARDVQGGYDLVLTSHHAFATSNRLVAPDGVHLAYVHTPARYVWSPELDGRGTSPLLAPARRALSVLDRRAAAGLTAIAANSAEVAARVERFWHREAVVIHPPVDVGSFADEAPDTLDLPAGFLLALGRFVPYKNHLAAIDVGERLGRAVVVAGRGPLLAQLRERAATSRVPVLVLDSPTRPQVRELLRRASVLLFPTVEDFGIVPVEAMASGTPVVAPARGGSGETVLDGVSGALVEDLHVETLAAAVARAEHCLPSACRDRAKVFDVTRFRDEVTAFVERYAGGRG, encoded by the coding sequence ATGCCGACGCCCCCGAGGTCCCGCAGCCACCCGCGCACCGCGCTGGTGCACGAGTGGATCGCGGCGCGCGCCGGGGCGGAACAGGTCTTCGAGGTCCTCGCGGGACAGTTCCCCGACGCCGACCTGCACGCCCTCAGCGCCGAACCGGGCGTCGTCCTCGACCTCGGCGGGCGACGCGTGCGGACGACGGCCCTCGACGCCCTCCGGGGGCACCGCGCGCTGGCCCTGCCGCTGATGGCCCCGGCCTGGTGGGCGCACGCGCGCGACGTCCAGGGCGGCTACGACCTCGTCCTCACCTCCCACCACGCCTTCGCGACCTCGAACCGGCTCGTCGCCCCGGACGGGGTGCACCTCGCCTACGTCCACACCCCCGCCCGCTACGTGTGGAGCCCCGAACTCGACGGTCGCGGCACGTCACCGCTGCTGGCCCCGGCCCGTCGGGCGTTGTCCGTGCTGGACCGCCGGGCCGCCGCCGGGCTGACCGCGATCGCCGCGAACAGCGCCGAGGTCGCCGCCCGCGTCGAACGGTTCTGGCACCGCGAGGCCGTCGTCATCCACCCACCCGTCGACGTGGGTTCCTTCGCCGACGAGGCGCCGGACACCCTCGACCTGCCGGCGGGGTTCCTCCTCGCCCTCGGCCGGTTCGTGCCCTACAAGAACCACCTCGCGGCGATCGACGTCGGTGAACGCCTCGGGCGGGCCGTCGTCGTCGCCGGCCGGGGACCGCTGCTCGCGCAGCTGCGCGAGCGCGCGGCGACGAGCCGGGTCCCCGTGCTCGTGCTCGACTCCCCCACCCGGCCGCAGGTCCGCGAACTGCTCCGCCGGGCGAGCGTGCTGCTGTTCCCGACGGTGGAGGACTTCGGCATCGTGCCCGTCGAGGCGATGGCCTCGGGGACCCCCGTCGTCGCGCCCGCCCGCGGAGGTTCCGGCGAGACCGTGCTCGACGGGGTGAGCGGGGCGCTCGTGGAGGACCTGCACGTCGAGACGCTCGCGGCCGCCGTGGCGCGGGCCGAGCACTGCCTGCCCTCGGCCTGCCGCGACCGCGCGAAGGTCTTCGACGTCACCCGCTTCCGCGACGAGGTCACGGCCTTCGTCGAGCGGTACGCCGGGGGGCGCGGGTGA
- a CDS encoding DLW-39 family protein, translated as MKKLLLVAVLAGAAVVWRRKASEKAERDLWAEATDSVR; from the coding sequence GTGAAGAAGCTGCTGTTGGTGGCGGTGCTCGCGGGTGCCGCCGTCGTGTGGCGCCGCAAGGCGTCGGAGAAGGCCGAGCGCGACCTCTGGGCCGAGGCGACCGACTCGGTCCGCTGA
- a CDS encoding GGDEF domain-containing protein, whose amino-acid sequence MRPRGPGAERGLDDAATSLRASQVFIALCAPALLLLAVAVVTLVPEILRPGTVPVVLGAGVLAQPVAALAVLQHRRTRRPQSWWSVWATLLIAVLTLCVRDPAFRQEAVMALVVGPLYAAMFTSIRSMLLHLALAGGTASSLVLAIAGDPLVRMARVLAVDMVLVITVSGFFILRRRLDAALHRAVTALERADHLAAHDPLTGLLNRRGLSAALEVAPCGAPGPDPATTGAVLLDIDHFKRINDTLGHQTGDEVLCRVAAVLTRTVRPGDLVARVGGEEFFVVVPGADLADVAALAERLRTAVSADVDGPAVTVSAGVAATAAHASGSLDDLYGRADRLLYRAKVEGRDRVCVDAA is encoded by the coding sequence GTGAGACCGCGGGGCCCCGGGGCGGAACGCGGGCTCGACGACGCGGCGACGTCCCTGCGGGCCAGTCAGGTGTTCATCGCCCTGTGCGCGCCCGCCCTGCTGCTGCTGGCGGTCGCGGTCGTGACCCTCGTCCCCGAGATCCTGCGTCCGGGCACGGTGCCCGTGGTCCTGGGGGCGGGCGTCCTCGCCCAGCCGGTGGCCGCCCTGGCCGTCCTGCAGCACCGACGCACCCGGAGACCCCAGAGCTGGTGGTCGGTGTGGGCCACCCTGCTGATCGCCGTCCTCACCCTGTGCGTCCGCGATCCCGCGTTCCGGCAGGAGGCGGTGATGGCCCTGGTGGTCGGCCCGCTCTACGCCGCGATGTTCACGAGCATCCGCTCGATGCTCCTCCACCTGGCCCTGGCCGGCGGGACCGCCTCCAGCCTGGTCCTCGCGATCGCCGGGGACCCCCTGGTCCGGATGGCGCGGGTGCTGGCCGTCGACATGGTGCTCGTCATCACCGTCAGCGGGTTCTTCATCCTGCGCCGACGTCTCGACGCCGCGCTGCACCGGGCGGTCACCGCGCTCGAACGGGCCGACCACCTCGCCGCGCACGACCCGTTGACGGGCCTGCTGAACCGGCGGGGACTGAGCGCGGCCCTCGAGGTCGCGCCGTGCGGCGCACCGGGCCCCGACCCGGCGACGACGGGCGCGGTGCTGCTCGACATCGACCACTTCAAACGCATCAACGACACCCTGGGGCACCAGACCGGCGACGAGGTGCTCTGCCGGGTCGCCGCCGTGCTGACGAGGACGGTGCGACCGGGTGACCTGGTCGCGCGCGTCGGCGGCGAGGAGTTCTTCGTCGTCGTGCCCGGCGCCGACCTCGCCGACGTGGCGGCGCTGGCGGAACGGCTGCGCACCGCCGTCAGCGCGGACGTGGACGGCCCGGCGGTGACCGTCAGCGCGGGCGTCGCGGCCACGGCGGCGCACGCGTCCGGCTCGTTGGACGACCTGTACGGCCGCGCCGACCGCCTGCTCTACCGGGCCAAGGTCGAGGGTCGCGACCGGGTCTGCGTCGACGCCGCCTGA
- a CDS encoding putative bifunctional diguanylate cyclase/phosphodiesterase, which yields MRGPSLRATATRVAVVVMAVAFAASCACVPLRPLLDRTFGGAPVSTVVDLVLYNVVYVSAAAGLFLHASPSRRDAVGWRVLAVGMLCTAVGNVWFSLVLAQLPVVPYPSLSDAFYLCWYPACYLAIVLVLTAHVGRFPLSVWLDGLVAGAGVAAVAAALWFRPLTAVDPSAPLLTVVASIAYPVFDLLLLVLLVGVLFILRTATRDWVLLLTAGLAVTTASDIVLSTRTVEGSYVQGGWGDVGFLAGIVLMAFGAHRSHRARTVDALEVLTRRRGGSLRVLLVPLLSAGASLVLLFLGQGDRFPPVAGAFAAACVSGAGLRAAMTFRELGRLADVHREARTDDLTRLPNRRALYEECDVVLGAAAREGTSTTMLLVDLDGFKDVNDSLGHSAGDELLVAFARRVERVLGPGQLFARLGGDEFALLLPGTGEADGVALAADVVRAAQEPFTLSTARITVDASVGVAGTSGGPESRGALLRMADVAMYAAKGSPRRVCTPADAGAGHVGEFNLALLSRLRDGLTGDPARRAAAGHVEVLLQPKIDLGDGTLSGVEALARWRDADGTLLPPSEFLPLMARAGLLPALASEVLHAALHAARRLTAGGLDVPVAVNLSAVDVQDLTLAARLAQLLGEFGLPASALTVELTEDSLVTDPERVAGVLASVRALGVHVSLDDFGTGYSSLSYLRRLPVDEVKLDRSFTIGIGSDPAAEAVVRHTVGLVHALGLRLVAEGIEDAATAEVMRRLGCDQGQGFLWSRPVTSDELLRSRWVVTPEVPATR from the coding sequence GTGCGCGGTCCGTCCCTGCGGGCCACCGCGACCCGGGTCGCGGTGGTGGTGATGGCAGTGGCCTTCGCGGCCTCCTGCGCGTGCGTCCCCCTGCGTCCCCTCCTCGACCGCACGTTCGGTGGCGCGCCGGTCTCGACGGTCGTCGACCTGGTCCTCTACAACGTCGTCTACGTCAGCGCCGCCGCCGGGTTGTTCCTGCACGCCTCCCCGTCCCGGCGCGACGCCGTCGGCTGGCGCGTCCTGGCGGTCGGCATGCTCTGCACCGCGGTCGGGAACGTGTGGTTCTCCCTGGTCCTGGCCCAGCTGCCCGTCGTCCCCTACCCCTCCCTCTCGGACGCGTTCTACCTGTGCTGGTACCCGGCCTGCTACCTGGCGATCGTGCTGGTCCTCACCGCCCACGTCGGGCGGTTCCCGCTGAGCGTGTGGCTCGACGGTCTGGTGGCCGGCGCCGGGGTGGCCGCCGTCGCGGCGGCGTTGTGGTTCCGGCCGCTGACCGCGGTCGACCCCAGCGCCCCCCTGCTCACCGTCGTGGCCTCCATCGCCTACCCCGTCTTCGACCTGCTGCTCCTGGTCCTGCTGGTCGGGGTGCTCTTCATCCTGCGCACCGCGACCCGCGACTGGGTCCTGCTCCTGACCGCCGGGCTGGCGGTGACCACGGCCAGCGACATCGTCCTGTCCACCCGGACGGTCGAGGGCAGCTACGTCCAGGGCGGCTGGGGGGACGTCGGGTTCCTCGCCGGGATCGTCCTCATGGCGTTCGGGGCGCACCGCAGCCACCGGGCCCGCACCGTCGACGCCCTCGAGGTCCTCACCCGTCGCCGGGGTGGCTCGTTGCGTGTCCTGCTCGTCCCGCTGCTCAGCGCCGGCGCCAGCCTCGTGCTGCTCTTCCTCGGGCAGGGGGACCGGTTCCCGCCCGTCGCCGGCGCCTTCGCCGCGGCCTGCGTCTCCGGGGCCGGGCTGCGCGCCGCCATGACGTTCCGGGAGCTGGGCCGCTTGGCCGACGTCCACCGGGAGGCCCGCACCGACGACCTGACCCGCTTGCCGAACCGCCGCGCCCTCTACGAGGAGTGCGACGTCGTCCTGGGCGCCGCCGCCCGGGAGGGCACGAGCACCACGATGCTCCTGGTCGATCTGGACGGGTTCAAGGACGTCAACGACAGCCTCGGTCACAGCGCCGGCGACGAACTCCTCGTCGCCTTCGCCCGTCGGGTCGAACGCGTCCTGGGACCGGGTCAGCTCTTCGCCCGCCTCGGCGGTGACGAGTTCGCCCTGCTGCTCCCGGGCACCGGTGAGGCCGACGGCGTGGCCCTGGCCGCCGACGTCGTGCGCGCGGCCCAGGAACCGTTCACCCTGAGCACCGCCCGCATCACCGTCGACGCTTCCGTCGGCGTCGCCGGCACGTCCGGTGGGCCCGAGAGCCGCGGCGCGCTGCTGCGGATGGCCGATGTCGCGATGTACGCGGCGAAGGGCAGCCCACGTCGGGTCTGCACCCCTGCCGACGCCGGTGCCGGTCACGTGGGGGAGTTCAACCTCGCCCTCCTCTCGCGCCTGCGCGACGGTCTCACCGGCGACCCCGCCCGGCGCGCCGCCGCCGGACACGTCGAGGTCCTCCTGCAGCCCAAGATCGACCTCGGCGACGGGACCCTCAGCGGCGTGGAGGCCCTGGCCCGCTGGCGCGACGCCGACGGAACCCTGCTGCCACCCAGCGAGTTCCTGCCCCTCATGGCCCGGGCCGGTCTGCTGCCGGCCCTGGCCTCGGAGGTCCTGCACGCCGCGCTGCACGCCGCCCGGCGCCTGACCGCCGGGGGTCTGGACGTCCCCGTGGCCGTGAACCTGTCCGCCGTCGACGTCCAGGACCTCACCCTCGCCGCCCGCCTGGCGCAGCTCCTCGGCGAGTTCGGTCTGCCGGCGTCGGCGCTGACCGTGGAGCTCACCGAGGACAGCCTCGTGACCGACCCGGAACGGGTCGCCGGGGTGCTCGCGTCCGTCCGGGCCCTCGGGGTGCACGTGAGCCTCGACGACTTCGGGACGGGCTACTCGTCGTTGTCCTACCTGCGGCGGCTGCCGGTCGACGAGGTCAAGCTCGATCGGTCCTTCACCATCGGCATCGGCAGCGACCCCGCGGCGGAGGCCGTCGTACGCCACACCGTCGGTCTCGTCCACGCCCTCGGACTCCGCCTCGTCGCCGAGGGCATCGAGGACGCCGCGACGGCGGAGGTCATGCGCCGCCTGGGCTGCGACCAGGGTCAGGGCTTCCTGTGGTCGCGTCCGGTGACCAGTGACGAGCTGCTCCGTTCACGGTGGGTCGTCACCCCGGAGGTGCCCGCCACGAGGTGA
- a CDS encoding peptidylprolyl isomerase: MYATLHTNHGDIRLELFENHAPKTVANFVGLAEGTKEWQDPATGEKKSEPFYDGLTFHRIIDGFMIQGGCPRGDGRGGPGFQFDDEIHPDLRFDKKYLLAMANAGKIAGHGTNGSQFFITVTTTPHLNGKHTIFGEVADEASKAVVDAIENVPTGPGDAPREPVVITSVDVERD, from the coding sequence ATGTACGCCACCCTGCACACCAACCACGGCGACATCCGCCTGGAACTGTTCGAGAACCACGCCCCGAAGACGGTGGCGAACTTCGTCGGCCTCGCCGAGGGCACGAAGGAGTGGCAGGACCCCGCCACCGGCGAGAAGAAGTCCGAGCCCTTCTACGACGGGCTCACCTTCCACCGCATCATCGACGGCTTCATGATCCAGGGCGGGTGCCCGCGCGGCGACGGCCGCGGCGGTCCCGGGTTCCAGTTCGACGACGAGATCCACCCGGACCTGCGCTTCGACAAGAAGTACCTGCTCGCCATGGCCAACGCCGGCAAGATCGCCGGTCACGGCACCAACGGCTCGCAGTTCTTCATCACCGTGACCACCACGCCGCACCTCAACGGCAAGCACACCATCTTCGGTGAGGTCGCCGACGAGGCCAGCAAGGCCGTCGTCGACGCGATCGAGAACGTTCCCACCGGCCCTGGCGACGCCCCGCGCGAACCGGTCGTCATCACCAGCGTCGACGTCGAACGCGACTGA